One genomic window of Xanthobacter dioxanivorans includes the following:
- a CDS encoding aspartate kinase, which yields MARLVMKFGGTSVANIDRIRNVARHVKREVAAGYKVAVVVSAMSGKTNELVGWCKDASALYDTREYDAVVASGEQVTSGLLAIALQEVGIDARSWQGWQIPISTDDAHGTARILDIDGEKLGAAVDGGEVAVIAGFQGVHLPTGRLTTLGRGGSDTSAVAVAAALKAERCDIYTDVDGVYTTDPRVVPKARRLDRIAFEEMLEMASLGAKVLQVRSVELAMVHNVRTFVRSSLVDPDAPEMGEVEKAGTLICDEEEIVASQMESQVVTGIAFSKDEAQVSIRRVADKPGIAAAVFGPLAESHINVDMIVQNVSADGYTDITFTVPTADFERAKAVIEKARDSIAFQSLEGASDVTKVSVIGIGMRSHAGVAAQAFEALAGKGINIRAITTSEIKISFLIDAAYTELAVRTLHSLYGLDS from the coding sequence ATGGCTCGGCTGGTGATGAAGTTCGGCGGCACCTCGGTCGCCAATATCGATCGCATCCGCAACGTGGCGCGCCATGTGAAGCGCGAAGTGGCGGCCGGCTATAAGGTGGCGGTGGTGGTTTCGGCCATGTCCGGCAAGACCAACGAGCTGGTGGGCTGGTGCAAGGACGCCTCCGCCCTTTACGACACGCGCGAATATGACGCGGTCGTCGCCTCCGGCGAGCAGGTGACCTCGGGGCTGCTCGCCATCGCGCTGCAGGAAGTGGGCATCGACGCCCGCTCCTGGCAGGGCTGGCAGATCCCCATCTCCACCGACGACGCCCACGGCACCGCCCGCATCCTCGACATCGACGGGGAGAAGCTCGGGGCCGCCGTCGACGGTGGCGAGGTGGCGGTGATCGCCGGTTTCCAGGGGGTCCACCTGCCCACCGGCCGCCTCACCACGCTCGGCCGCGGCGGTTCGGACACCTCCGCCGTGGCGGTCGCGGCCGCCCTCAAGGCGGAGCGGTGCGACATCTATACGGACGTGGACGGCGTCTACACCACCGACCCGCGGGTGGTGCCCAAGGCCCGCCGGCTCGACCGCATCGCCTTCGAGGAAATGCTGGAAATGGCCTCCCTGGGGGCCAAGGTGCTGCAGGTGCGCTCCGTGGAGCTCGCCATGGTGCATAATGTGCGCACCTTCGTGCGCTCCAGCCTCGTCGACCCCGACGCCCCGGAAATGGGCGAGGTGGAGAAGGCCGGAACGCTCATCTGCGACGAGGAGGAGATCGTGGCAAGCCAGATGGAATCGCAGGTGGTCACCGGCATCGCCTTCTCCAAGGACGAAGCCCAGGTCTCCATCCGCCGGGTGGCCGACAAGCCCGGCATCGCCGCCGCCGTGTTCGGGCCGCTGGCGGAAAGCCACATCAACGTGGACATGATCGTGCAGAACGTGTCGGCCGATGGCTACACCGACATCACCTTCACCGTGCCCACCGCCGACTTCGAACGGGCCAAGGCGGTGATCGAGAAGGCGAGGGATTCCATCGCCTTCCAGTCGCTGGAGGGCGCGAGCGACGTGACCAAGGTCTCGGTGATCGGCATCGGCATGCGCTCGCACGCCGGCGTTGCCGCGCAGGCGTTCGAGGCCCTCGCCGGCAAGGGGATCAACATCCGGGCGATCACCACGTCGGAGATCAAGATCTCCTTCCTGATCGATGCGGCTTATACCGAACTTGCGGTTCGGACTCTCCATTCGCTATACGGGCTCGACAGCTGA
- a CDS encoding c-type cytochrome, with translation MDSFELNKIAGAVLGTLVLTLGLGIVSEILFTPEAPAKPGFDIVVQEGGGGAATPAKAAEVPIEQLFATASVEKGASAAKKCAACHNFQEGAGAKVGPDLYGIVGRPVASVAGFAYSAAMKAKGGDWTPQALNTFLTNPKAAVPGTAMAFAGIPKEAERADLIAYLNSLSHSPKPLPTAAAAK, from the coding sequence ATGGATTCTTTTGAATTAAACAAGATCGCAGGTGCGGTTCTGGGCACCCTGGTGCTCACCCTCGGTCTCGGAATCGTTTCCGAAATTCTGTTCACGCCCGAGGCGCCTGCCAAGCCCGGCTTCGACATCGTGGTGCAGGAAGGTGGCGGCGGCGCCGCCACGCCGGCCAAGGCCGCCGAAGTGCCGATCGAGCAGCTGTTCGCCACCGCCTCCGTCGAGAAGGGCGCCTCGGCCGCCAAGAAGTGCGCCGCCTGCCACAACTTCCAGGAAGGCGCGGGCGCCAAGGTGGGGCCGGATCTCTACGGCATCGTCGGCCGTCCCGTCGCCTCGGTGGCGGGCTTCGCCTATTCCGCGGCGATGAAGGCGAAGGGCGGCGACTGGACGCCCCAGGCCCTCAACACCTTCCTCACCAACCCGAAAGCCGCGGTGCCCGGCACCGCCATGGCCTTCGCCGGCATTCCGAAGGAAGCCGAGCGGGCGGATCTCATCGCCTACCTCAACTCGCTCTCCCATAGCCCCAAGCCCCTGCCGACGGCGGCGGCGGCCAAGTGA
- a CDS encoding prephenate dehydratase codes for MIRRITFQGEPGANSHIACREAFPDFEAVPCATFEDAFAGVEGGAAGYAMIPIENSVAGRVADIHHLMPRSSLNIVGEYFLPLSHQLMGVKGASLATIKTAQSHVMALGQCRKVIRTLNLTPVIGADTAGSAREIAEARDVTRAAIASRLAAEIYGLDILAENIEDEAHNTTRFIILSRDGDWATAGNGPVITTFVFRVRNVPAALYKALGGFATNGVNMTKLESYQMDGHFTATQFYADVDGHPDDRPVKLALEELAFFSRELRILGVYPAHPYRASLPSSEETY; via the coding sequence ATGATCCGCCGCATCACCTTTCAGGGCGAGCCCGGCGCCAATTCGCACATCGCCTGCCGCGAGGCGTTCCCGGATTTCGAGGCGGTGCCCTGCGCCACCTTCGAGGACGCCTTCGCCGGCGTCGAGGGTGGCGCCGCCGGCTATGCCATGATCCCCATCGAGAATTCGGTGGCGGGGCGGGTGGCGGACATCCACCACCTCATGCCGCGGTCCAGCCTGAACATCGTGGGCGAGTATTTCCTGCCCCTCTCCCACCAGCTCATGGGCGTGAAGGGAGCCAGCCTCGCCACCATCAAGACCGCCCAGAGCCACGTGATGGCCCTCGGCCAGTGCCGCAAGGTCATCCGCACCCTCAACCTCACGCCGGTGATCGGCGCCGACACGGCCGGCTCGGCCCGCGAGATCGCGGAAGCGCGCGACGTGACCCGCGCCGCCATCGCCTCGCGCCTTGCCGCGGAGATCTACGGGCTCGACATCCTCGCCGAGAACATCGAGGACGAGGCGCACAACACCACGCGCTTCATCATCCTTTCCCGCGACGGGGACTGGGCGACGGCCGGCAACGGGCCGGTGATCACCACCTTCGTGTTCCGCGTGCGCAACGTGCCGGCGGCCCTCTACAAGGCGCTCGGCGGCTTCGCCACCAACGGCGTGAACATGACCAAGCTCGAATCCTACCAGATGGACGGGCACTTCACCGCCACCCAGTTCTATGCCGACGTGGACGGCCACCCGGACGACCGGCCGGTGAAGCTGGCCCTGGAGGAGCTCGCCTTCTTCTCGCGCGAGCTGCGCATTCTCGGCGTCTACCCCGCCCATCCCTACCGGGCGAGCCTGCCGAGCTCGGAAGAGACCTACTGA
- a CDS encoding HIT family protein, with amino-acid sequence MTRDPDPFRLDPRLAADGTAVGGLVLCHLYLVDDARFFWVVLVPRRPGAVEIIDLDPADRPRLMEEIAAVSQAVKAVSGCAKLNVAALGNMVPQLHVHVIGRNPGDAAWPGPAFGAGIREPLEPGARAARLAALRDRLSPT; translated from the coding sequence ATGACCCGCGATCCTGATCCCTTCCGCCTCGATCCTCGCCTCGCTGCCGACGGCACCGCCGTGGGCGGGCTTGTCCTGTGCCACCTTTACCTTGTGGATGACGCCCGCTTCTTCTGGGTGGTCCTGGTGCCGCGCCGGCCGGGGGCCGTGGAGATCATCGATCTCGATCCGGCCGACCGCCCGCGCCTGATGGAGGAGATCGCCGCGGTCTCGCAGGCGGTAAAGGCGGTGTCGGGCTGCGCCAAGCTCAACGTGGCGGCGCTGGGCAACATGGTGCCGCAGCTCCATGTGCACGTGATCGGCCGCAATCCGGGCGATGCCGCATGGCCGGGGCCGGCGTTCGGCGCCGGCATCCGCGAGCCCCTGGAGCCGGGCGCGCGCGCCGCCCGGCTTGCCGCCCTGCGGGACCGTCTTTCCCCAACGTAG
- the nudC gene encoding NAD(+) diphosphatase, which produces MSVIIRPELGAWPALGYVGSPLDRAAHLRATAGDLIADPAARFYLLGGELVAMKGAEAPFDPLFLHGEARARGRGEPLFLGLADGAPRFAFSFDPGLREILEGEGLKVLDLRSIAVGGLVAADHLGPVASGKALLAWHGRHGFCANCGQASRIVDQGWRRDCPSCGTQHFPRTDPVVIMLTAAGDRCLLGRQPHFAPGMWSCLAGFVEPGESIEEAVRRETLEEAGIATGRVTYRTCQPWPFPMSLMIGCLAQATSRDIVIDRNELEDARWFDRDEVALMLARTHPDGLFVPPPVAIAHHLIRAFVEGIHA; this is translated from the coding sequence ATGTCCGTCATCATCCGTCCCGAACTCGGCGCATGGCCGGCCCTCGGCTATGTCGGCAGTCCCCTCGACCGTGCGGCCCATCTGCGCGCCACCGCCGGCGACCTCATCGCGGACCCGGCCGCGCGCTTCTATCTGCTCGGCGGCGAATTGGTGGCGATGAAGGGCGCGGAAGCCCCGTTCGACCCGCTGTTCCTGCACGGGGAAGCCCGGGCGCGGGGGCGGGGGGAGCCGCTCTTCCTCGGACTTGCGGACGGCGCGCCGCGCTTCGCCTTTTCCTTCGATCCCGGCCTCAGGGAGATACTGGAAGGCGAGGGGCTGAAGGTTCTGGACCTGCGTTCCATCGCGGTGGGCGGGCTGGTGGCGGCGGACCATCTGGGGCCGGTCGCCAGTGGCAAGGCGCTGCTCGCCTGGCACGGCCGGCACGGCTTCTGCGCCAATTGCGGCCAGGCCAGCCGCATCGTGGACCAGGGGTGGCGGCGGGATTGCCCCTCCTGCGGGACCCAGCACTTCCCGCGCACCGATCCGGTGGTGATCATGCTGACGGCGGCGGGCGACCGGTGCCTGCTCGGCCGCCAGCCGCATTTCGCGCCCGGCATGTGGTCCTGCCTCGCCGGATTCGTCGAGCCGGGGGAGAGCATCGAGGAGGCGGTGCGGCGCGAGACGCTGGAGGAGGCGGGCATCGCCACCGGGCGGGTCACCTACCGCACCTGCCAGCCCTGGCCCTTCCCCATGTCGCTGATGATCGGCTGCCTCGCGCAGGCGACGAGCCGGGACATCGTCATCGACCGCAACGAGCTGGAAGACGCGCGCTGGTTCGACCGGGACGAGGTGGCGCTGATGCTCGCCCGCACCCATCCGGACGGCCTGTTCGTGCCGCCGCCCGTCGCCATCGCGCACCACCTCATCCGCGCCTTCGTCGAAGGCATCCATGCCTGA
- the ptsP gene encoding phosphoenolpyruvate--protein phosphotransferase translates to MRGALGGPRVLLRRLREVMAEPVSAQDRLDKIVVLIAANMVAEVCSVYVLRVDQTLELYATEGLNRDAVHLTVMRVDEGLVGHVAREAESLALSDAQAHPEFAYRPETGEEVYNSFLGVPILRAGNTLGVLVVQNRARRTYTEEEIEALQTTAMVLAEMIASGELTALAKPGAEPAIRRPLHLKGVALADGLGLGHVVLHEPRVKVTNVIADDVVKETARLDAAIGKLRHSIDVMLEDDGLAKAGEHRDILEAYRMFAHDRGWMHKMREAVLSGLTAEGAVERVQSDTRARMMRASDPYLRERLHDLDDLANRLLRELTGRNRGPEREALPENAILVARNMSPAALLDYDRSRIRGLVLEEGGTTSHVTIVARALGIAAVGQVENAAGLADPGDPMIVDGQAGEVHLRPPGDVEEAYAEKVRFRARRQAQYAALRTRPSVTKDGVHVDLHLNAGLLVDLPHIAETGAAGIGLFRTELQFMIASAFPRISEQLKLYRAVLDAAGDRPVTFRTLDIGGDKVLPYMRTVEEENPALGWRAIRLGLDRPGLLRSQVRALLRAGSGRELRLMFPMVAAVDEFDRARAIVERELTHLRKHGHGLPEKVFVGAMVEVPSLLFQLDEILSRADFLSVGSNDLVQFLYAADRSNVRVADRFDPLSPPALRAFRMVAEAGLRHGKPVTLCGELASRPLEAVALAALGYRALSVSPAAIGPVKAMMLELDVSAARRILLPMLEDHSGTADPRAALTAFAKASGLPL, encoded by the coding sequence ATGCGTGGCGCGCTCGGCGGTCCGCGCGTTTTGCTCCGGCGCCTCCGCGAGGTGATGGCGGAGCCGGTCAGCGCGCAGGACCGCCTCGACAAGATCGTGGTGCTGATCGCCGCCAACATGGTGGCGGAGGTCTGCTCGGTCTATGTGCTGCGTGTGGACCAGACCCTCGAGCTTTATGCCACCGAGGGCCTGAACCGGGATGCAGTTCATCTTACCGTCATGCGGGTGGACGAAGGCCTGGTCGGCCACGTCGCCCGCGAGGCGGAATCCCTCGCCTTGTCCGACGCCCAGGCCCACCCCGAATTCGCCTACCGGCCGGAAACCGGGGAAGAGGTCTACAATTCCTTCCTCGGCGTGCCGATCCTGCGCGCCGGCAACACGCTGGGCGTGCTGGTGGTGCAGAACCGGGCGCGGCGCACCTACACGGAAGAGGAGATCGAGGCGCTCCAGACCACCGCCATGGTGCTGGCGGAGATGATCGCCTCGGGCGAGCTCACCGCGCTGGCCAAGCCCGGCGCCGAGCCCGCCATCCGCCGGCCGCTGCACCTGAAGGGGGTGGCGCTGGCCGACGGGCTGGGCCTCGGCCACGTGGTCCTGCACGAGCCGCGCGTCAAGGTGACCAACGTCATCGCCGACGACGTGGTGAAGGAGACCGCCCGGCTCGATGCCGCCATCGGCAAGCTCCGGCATTCCATCGACGTCATGCTGGAGGATGACGGCCTCGCCAAGGCCGGCGAGCATCGCGACATCCTCGAGGCCTACCGCATGTTCGCCCACGACCGCGGCTGGATGCACAAGATGCGCGAGGCCGTGCTCTCCGGCCTCACCGCCGAGGGCGCGGTGGAGCGGGTGCAGTCGGATACCCGCGCCCGCATGATGCGCGCCTCCGACCCCTATCTGCGCGAGCGCCTGCACGACCTGGACGACCTGGCCAACCGCCTGCTGCGCGAGCTGACCGGCCGCAACCGCGGCCCGGAGCGCGAGGCGCTGCCGGAGAACGCCATTCTCGTCGCCCGCAACATGAGCCCGGCGGCGCTCCTCGACTATGACCGCTCGCGCATCCGCGGCCTGGTCCTGGAGGAAGGCGGCACCACCAGCCACGTCACCATCGTCGCGCGGGCGCTGGGCATCGCCGCCGTCGGGCAGGTGGAGAATGCCGCGGGCCTTGCCGACCCCGGCGACCCGATGATCGTGGACGGGCAGGCGGGCGAGGTGCATCTGCGCCCGCCCGGCGACGTGGAGGAGGCCTATGCGGAGAAGGTGCGCTTCCGCGCCCGCCGCCAGGCCCAGTACGCCGCCTTGCGCACCCGCCCCTCCGTCACCAAGGACGGGGTGCACGTGGACCTGCACCTCAATGCCGGCCTGCTGGTGGACCTGCCGCACATCGCCGAGACGGGCGCGGCGGGCATCGGCCTGTTCCGCACCGAGCTGCAGTTCATGATCGCCTCGGCCTTTCCGCGCATCTCCGAGCAGTTGAAGCTCTACCGCGCGGTGCTGGACGCGGCCGGAGACCGGCCCGTCACTTTCCGCACCCTCGACATCGGCGGCGACAAGGTGCTGCCCTATATGCGCACGGTGGAGGAAGAGAACCCGGCCCTGGGCTGGCGCGCCATCCGCCTCGGCCTCGACCGGCCGGGCCTGCTGCGCAGCCAGGTGCGAGCGCTGTTGCGCGCCGGGTCGGGACGCGAGCTGCGCCTCATGTTCCCCATGGTGGCGGCCGTGGACGAGTTCGACCGCGCCCGCGCCATCGTCGAGCGCGAGCTGACCCACCTGCGCAAGCATGGCCATGGCTTGCCGGAAAAGGTGTTCGTCGGAGCCATGGTGGAGGTGCCCTCGCTCCTCTTCCAGCTGGACGAGATCCTGTCGCGCGCCGACTTCCTGTCGGTGGGCTCCAACGATCTGGTGCAGTTCCTGTATGCGGCCGACCGCTCCAACGTGCGGGTGGCGGACCGGTTCGACCCCCTGTCTCCCCCGGCGCTGCGGGCGTTCCGCATGGTGGCGGAGGCGGGCCTGCGCCACGGCAAGCCGGTGACGCTCTGCGGCGAGCTCGCCTCGCGACCGCTGGAGGCGGTGGCGCTCGCCGCGCTGGGCTACCGGGCGCTGTCGGTGTCGCCGGCGGCCATCGGCCCGGTGAAGGCGATGATGCTGGAGCTGGACGTCTCCGCCGCCCGCCGCATCCTCCTGCCCATGCTGGAGGACCATTCCGGAACGGCCGATCCGCGCGCCGCCCTCACCGCCTTCGCCAAGGCGAGCGGCCTGCCGCTCTAG
- a CDS encoding solute carrier family 23 protein has product MPDRAATEPLRPEHRPLALLRRIRNRLFPDPRRGTRPPRRPSSLVYGLDDAVPPAALVPLAAQHAMLAVTFLIYPVLAATEARLPADQMSSMLSACAMSIGIATVIQCLRTRIGSGYLAVHIPAPGAIPLAVQALSLGGLGLMAMTTLLVGICQLFVARLVRPLRVLLPPEVCGVAVSMLGVSLASPALRRALGLDHGPGVGENASIASLATVGIIVAVTVFAPRRLKLFAVFAGAGIGWALALFLGVGHPNAEAAIAAAPLVALPTLTLPSFSFAPSLFPLMALLVLMNLVDVLSVMVSLEKMNDADWRRADMPAVQRAVTTCGIGNILNGLTTGFQAGLSSSSVGLAFATQSTARVIGVLAGVMIFAIAFLPKAIVALTLIPSPVIGGILLYTSAYLVVAGMDLVTSRRLSERRVFVVGLSVLAGLSVALLPLVTQLPPVLQPLFSTPLSAGAICAIVLNLLFRIGIAQEAGEIVPDSAHAFPYARDFLERHGDDWGARRDVIAAAIPTVAQALELVADSGIAEGPIELRARFDETHLDVFIVYEGEVVEPPKQRPSPEALLGDAKEQASFAAWMLKRLSDDVRFGSVGGKARISLRFDH; this is encoded by the coding sequence ATGCCTGATCGGGCCGCGACCGAGCCGCTCCGGCCGGAACACCGGCCCTTGGCCCTGCTGCGGCGGATCCGCAATCGCCTCTTTCCCGATCCCCGGCGCGGGACCCGTCCGCCGCGCCGCCCGTCCTCGCTGGTCTACGGCCTCGATGACGCCGTTCCCCCGGCGGCCCTCGTGCCGCTCGCCGCCCAGCACGCCATGCTGGCGGTCACCTTCCTGATCTATCCGGTGCTGGCGGCCACCGAGGCCCGGCTGCCCGCCGACCAGATGTCCTCCATGCTCTCGGCCTGTGCCATGAGCATCGGCATTGCCACCGTCATCCAGTGCCTGCGCACGCGCATCGGCTCGGGGTACCTGGCCGTGCACATTCCCGCCCCCGGGGCGATCCCGCTCGCGGTGCAGGCGCTGTCGCTGGGCGGGCTCGGCCTCATGGCAATGACCACGCTGCTGGTGGGCATCTGCCAGCTGTTCGTGGCGCGCCTGGTGCGGCCGTTGCGCGTGCTGCTGCCGCCCGAGGTGTGCGGCGTGGCGGTGAGCATGCTGGGCGTGTCCCTCGCCAGCCCGGCGCTCCGGCGGGCGCTTGGCCTTGATCACGGGCCGGGGGTCGGGGAGAACGCCTCCATCGCCAGCCTCGCCACGGTGGGCATCATCGTCGCCGTCACCGTGTTCGCGCCGCGACGGCTGAAGCTGTTCGCCGTCTTCGCCGGCGCCGGCATCGGCTGGGCGCTCGCGCTCTTCCTCGGGGTGGGGCACCCCAATGCCGAGGCGGCGATCGCCGCGGCGCCTTTGGTCGCCCTGCCCACGCTCACCCTGCCATCGTTCAGCTTCGCCCCGTCCCTGTTCCCGCTGATGGCGCTCCTGGTGCTGATGAACCTCGTGGACGTGCTCTCGGTCATGGTCTCGCTGGAGAAGATGAACGATGCCGACTGGCGGCGCGCCGACATGCCGGCGGTGCAGCGGGCGGTGACCACCTGCGGCATCGGCAACATCCTGAACGGCCTCACCACCGGCTTCCAGGCCGGGCTGTCCTCGTCCTCGGTGGGCCTTGCCTTCGCCACCCAGTCAACGGCGAGGGTCATCGGCGTGCTCGCCGGGGTGATGATCTTCGCCATCGCCTTCCTGCCGAAGGCCATCGTTGCGCTCACCCTCATCCCCTCGCCGGTGATCGGCGGTATCCTGCTCTACACGTCCGCTTACCTGGTGGTGGCCGGCATGGATCTCGTCACCTCCCGACGCCTCAGCGAGCGGCGGGTGTTCGTGGTGGGCCTGTCGGTGCTGGCCGGGCTCTCGGTGGCCCTCCTGCCGCTGGTGACGCAGCTTCCGCCAGTGCTGCAGCCGCTCTTCTCCACGCCGTTGTCGGCCGGGGCCATCTGCGCCATCGTCCTCAACCTGCTGTTCCGCATCGGCATCGCGCAGGAGGCGGGGGAGATCGTGCCGGACAGCGCCCACGCCTTTCCCTATGCGCGGGACTTCCTGGAACGGCACGGCGACGACTGGGGCGCGCGCCGGGACGTCATCGCCGCCGCCATCCCCACGGTGGCCCAGGCGCTGGAGCTGGTGGCCGACAGCGGCATCGCCGAGGGCCCCATCGAGCTGCGCGCCCGTTTCGACGAGACCCATCTCGACGTGTTCATCGTCTATGAGGGCGAGGTGGTGGAGCCGCCCAAGCAGCGGCCGTCGCCGGAGGCCCTGCTCGGGGATGCGAAGGAGCAGGCATCCTTCGCCGCCTGGATGCTGAAGCGCCTGTCCGACGACGTACGCTTCGGCAGCGTCGGCGGAAAGGCGCGCATTTCCCTGCGCTTCGACCACTGA